In a genomic window of Scyliorhinus torazame isolate Kashiwa2021f chromosome 5, sScyTor2.1, whole genome shotgun sequence:
- the LOC140419451 gene encoding uncharacterized protein — protein MEKPWKCGDCGKGFNYPSRLETHRRSHIGANKMEKPWKCDDCGKGFNYPYLLEYHRQSHTGKKPFICSECGKGFTTSSHLLSHQRIHTEERPFSCFTCGKRFSCSSNLNAHQRVHTGGKSFTCSLCGKNFAGPSGLWSHQQIHRGVKPFTCSVCGKGFTLSSNLLSHQRIHTEERPFSCTSCGKRFRSSSNLRAHKRVHTGERPFTCSMCGNEFTNSSSLQSHQRIHTEEKPFICTYCGKSFRQLSILTAHQRTHTGERPFTCSECGKGFTQSGSLHLHKRTHTGERPFTCSECGKGYTRSSHLLTHQRVHNCLQCLDSAVKHIQD, from the coding sequence atggagaaaccgtggaaatgtggggactgtgggaagggattcaattatccatctcggctggaaactcatcgacgcagtcacattgGGGCTAACaaaatggagaaaccatggaaatgcgatgattgtggtaaaggattcaattatCCATACCTGCTGGAATACCATCGACAGAGTCACACTGGGAAGAAGCCATTCATCtgttccgagtgtgggaagggattcacaacatcatcccacctgctgtcacaccagcgtattcacacagaggagagaccgttcagctgctttaCCTGTGGAAAGAGGTTCTCATGTTCATCCAACCTCAATgcacatcaacgagttcacactggggggaagTCGTTCACCTGTTCCTTGTGTGGGAAGAATTTCGCTGGTCCATCCGGTCTTTggtcacaccagcaaattcacagagGGGtgaagccgttcacctgttctgtgtgtgggaagggcttcactctgtcatccaacctgctgtcacaccagagaattcatactgaggagaggccgttcagttgcacttcctgtggaaagaggttcaggtctTCATCCAACCTCCGTGCACacaagcgggttcacactggagagaggccattcacctgctccatgtgtgggaatgaATTCACTAATTCATCCAGCCtccagtcacaccagcgaattcacacagagGAGAAGCCATTCATTTGCACAtactgtggaaagagtttcaggcaGTTATCAatcctcactgcacatcagcgcactcacactggagagagaccattcacttgctccgagtgtgggaagggatttactcagtctggcagcctgcatttacacaagcgcactcacaccggggaaaggccgttcacctgctctgagtgtgggaagggatacactcggtcatcccacctgctgacacaccagcgagttcacaactgTCTGCAgtgtttggattctgctgttaagcACATCCAGGATTGA